aatgcAGGTGAAGGCCATGACAAACCTTCGGTCGGAGCCCGAAGGTTGGCCTGCAACCTCCCCCGTTCATGTGTGCGAAGGCCATGGCGGAACCTTCGGCTGGAGCCCGAAGTTGGGTCTGCGACCTCTACCGCCCGCGTAGGCGAAGGCTGCGGCAGGACTTCgatcggaggccgaaggttgaCCGACGACTCCGCTCGATGCCACTATTTTTAgacatttttgtttttttattttttgatgcCACGTCAACGAAATGGTACCAACAGAGCAGGTTGAGTTGTCACCATGTAGGACAAAATCACTATAAAAAACAGTTAAGAAGCTAAATTGCATCGATTTGAATACGTAGTGGAGGTTGAATATCTGGTTTTATGattcaaaaatataaatagaCTTAAGCAATAGTTGAGAGAGATAATATAAACTTTTTTCTAAGAAAAAAATGCGCTCGATAACTGTACTCCGTAGGGCCCCTAGGCCATTCGACACACTAGACTAAGAAAACACACGAATCCGAAGGCCCCTCTTGGAATCTGAGGGCAGGGtcatttcataaaaaaaaaaactgagggCAGGGGAGGGCATGTGAGGCCTGAAACACGTAGACGCTGTATAATCTCAACACACTATCTTTTATTCTAGTTGCATATCAAGTACAGTAAGTTAACATTTTGGCTCGTGTATAAGCAACTTTAATACATTTTTGCCTTGTATAACCGGACGTTTCACTTGGTTTCCTATTCATTTGGCCCGGGGTTTTCTTGTATTACTTTTTTTTCATTGGTTATCTTCTACGATAGATAACTGAAGACTGCAGATACATATTATACATGAAAAATTTTACGGTACACCTAAATAATTGTGGACCATTCATCTTATTAGATCGTAATAAAGAAGATGACCTATTACCTCTACCTCTTAGGAGGTAATAGGTCACCCataattattataattatttttttgttttttgtttttgaaattcTATTAATATCTATTAATTAGTTGCTTTTTCTTTGAAAAGTTTTTGTATGGATTTTGGTACGGTGCGGTCACAGTTGAACGTGATGGGTAGTTGCCGGATTTGGCTCCCAACGGATTTTGGTACGTCACGAAGTTTTGTTACGTTTTGTTCAACGTGATGGATGAGTTAAAAAAACGTATTGGTTCGGTTCAAATGTACAAATGAATCAGCACCGGATTTTGATATGGTTACAAAGTTTTGGTACGGTTGGTTAAACGCGATAGTTaagttaacaaaaaaaaagtactgGTTCATGTATACATAACACATATAGGTTTATGTGCATACAACAACGTGATGGTTcagttaaaaagaaaaaagaaaacacatgcTGGTTCATGTGTACCACTCGGACGTGTGCATGTTCGGAAGGTTCGTATGAGCATATACGTGATAGGATGTATACATATGATAGGGTGTACTAACTGCACATGTTGACTAAATTTTGTGACCGGAATTTTCATTATAATTTACAGGCGGCATGACTAATCTCTAATTATTAAATTTGGAAAGACAAAATGTGATGATTCATAGGGTGTACACCTCACACGATAGCATGTACAAAAATTTAGtattaccatacatatgacatAGCTAAATCCAACAATCTGTAAAAAATTTGAAGAACGTGAACTTTTCATTAGGCGTCCTGTATGAAATTTGAAAGAACTGATAATATGATAGTGTAACACACCAAATGTAATAATTATTTTAGCATGCGTATGGTGTCGTTCGTAGCTAATGGTGTAATCATCAGGTGGCGCGGTAGAGCGCACCATTGAACTTGAGAATGTGACATGAAGCGTGACAGTGCAGCACCATATAATGTGGGAACATGAAAAATATGTTAGCGCTCATAAGGTATAGTTCCGACTAGATAGCACGCTAATTGAGTTACACTTACTTCGAGGTATCTCTCAAGGTTACGCGATACTGCAAATATTGTATTGGACCATTTTACCCCTGGTGAACTTGCAGTCTACACTATTGATGTGAGGGGTACGATCTAATCATCACatgtgatatacatgttgtcctTAGAGTGAAGCATCCGCAAAAGCAGGAGTCGACGAAGCGAAAGCGAGAATGCCGGCTTGAGTAACGAAAACATTGGTGAGAGTCCAATATCCCGAAAACCCAAGGTTTCCTCCGCAAAGTTCGTTCATGGTGGGTGAGTCAGGGGCAAAGATCAGGCCTAAAGGCTTAGTCGATGGACAACATGTTAATATTCCTGTACTACCCCTTATTGGTATAGAGGGACGGAGGATGCCAAGTTAGCCGAAAGATGGTTATAGGTTTAAGGACACAAGGTGACCCTACTTTTTCAGGGAACGAAAGGGTAGAGAAAATGTCTCGAGTCGAGGTACGAGTACCAAGCGCTGCAGCACTGAAGTACGAGCCCCGTGGACTAGCCATTGCTTCTCCACGAGGCTCATACcgtttatataatttttatataaataataaCTTCAGAAATATGATGCTCGTTTTTGTGTGACTTCGTGATGTGTCTCGATTGAAGTCGTTATTCAAATGTTAGAACCCATGATTGTTTAATTATGATATGTTCTTTGTTGATTTATTTCTTTCAATGTTAAAGTTACAAAATCAATGCGAATCGAGCGTAGCTCAGTCGGTGAGCGCTCCTGATGAGGACACCACCCGCCCGGGCTCGAACCCGTGGCGTTGTACCTCCTCCTTTGTGAATCGCCAGTAGGTCCTGGCATATACTTCAAAAAAAGGTTGGAAAATCCATCTAATACAAGGTAGGTCCACACATCGGTGACATTTTAAATGTGTATATTTGTAGTTCAAATACTTAACTTCAGAAATATCATACAAAGAAGGTGGTCCCACACGTGGATgagatattataaaaaaaattgtcaatatatacaGCCCCGAAACAAAGTAGTAATACAACCCATATCGGCAAATGGGCTGGACTCCTAATCAACCCACTTCAAGTACTATTACACAAAGTAGTATTACAGCCCAATCTAATAAGTACCCTAATCAGCAACGCCTCCCCAGTGACCGTTTTGCTCGAGACATCGTCTCCCACTGTCACGCCGCCACGGAGTCACGCCGCCACCCGCACCCGCCGAACCCTAGCCTCACAGTCGATCGGCACAGCCCAGGTGCGGGCGCCCGTGGAGAACGACGCGCGGCCGAGGGGGGCCTTGAGCCCGCCGCCGAGGGAGTGGTCGgcatcgccgtcgccgtcgggaTCGACGTTGACTCTGTTGAACGCGGAGTCGACCAAGCGGCGCGTGGAGGGGTCCCGGAGCGAGCACGAGCGCTGCAGCGCGAGGAGGTCCCGCATCAGCGCGGCCGAGAACGACGCGGACGACCCCGAcgccgagctcctcctcccggaCGCGCCCGTCCGTGCTGGTCCTCCACAACGGCACCGTCCCTGTCAGTCCTCCTCGAGGCGAGGAACCGAAGGTAAATCGATCTCCATGACCCATTCTTTCACTTTTTCCTTGAAAATTCATCTCAATCCCATCAAATTTTGCCTCTGTCGTATTCGTAGGTCTGGGGCAGACTTTGTCGGTTGTCGCACCCATCTCGTGTGCGCCTGGTGATCCCAACAGCGCCGCCTCCTTTGGCCCTGGCCTAGTATCCCCTCGCTCCCCTCTTCACGTTTAGATTTGCACATGACATAATTAACTCAACAACATACCATCTTTCAACAGCACAGCCCCCATAGTTCACCAATTCTTCCGATGTTTGAATAATCTGAAACGAAGATAACACTTTAGGTTGTGTGCAGCTTGTGTACTTCAAGTTTATTAAACAATACTTGCAGTCGATCGGTAAAGCGCAAACACACTCTGTGTTAACGATCTAAACGTTGTCAAAATTTGTACCCCGCATGTAAAACAAAATGCAACTAAACTAATGGAATCAGTAAACAGGTTGTGCTTCAATCCAAATGCGTGTTTTTTGTAATTTATTGTTTCATGGTGAACACAGATAACAAATGACGCGCACTAGCAGTTTGCTACACTCCAGTTACATAGATTAGGGAAGTTGGGACTGTAGGAAGGACAGGCTGACATTTCAGTCCCTAGGATAGCTGCCAAAACAATTCAATTATCTAGATATGCCCATTGGTATGTACGCAAATCAAAGGAGTTGTATTCTAAAAGACTTAATATACAAGGGATCAAACATACGCAAACATCTGGAAAACATATGCATCTTCTATGCAGTGCACACAAAAAGCACTTCACATAACAGCTATCTTCATCTCACTCTTTCTTAccctctcaaaagaaaaaagaataaaaaagccAACCCACAAATAACAATGCATGTACATTTTCATTTATATCAAACCACACAAATCAAGCAGCAGTACGGCAAATTTGCATTCTACCATTGCCTACGGTACCAATCAGTCACACCCCAACCAATTCTTGATCTTTCCATGCAAATTTACTGAATTTTGGCCCGATTAGACCATTAGAGATCCCACCAGAAATGACAAGCCATGCATTACAGTCAGGGTTACAAAATAAGCATGTCAAGAGTATATATAGCAGCTGCTAACAACTGTGAACCCAGATATATTCCTGACTCATAAGCCCAGATAGATCATCAATTTTCACCTAAAAAACACGGATGGCAGCTGCTAACAACTGTGAACCCGGATATATTCCTGACTCATAAGCCCAGATGGATCATCAATTTCCATCTCTTGCTAAAGCTCCTTCCCAGAAGCAGTTAACCAAACCACAATGTAAAAGACATGGCAGGTAAAATCATATTGCATGGATCACAGCAGCAAGATGGATCCTGTTCTACACCCGAACCTAATTGTAATAAAAATTCAGTGACTCGAAGGTAATGCCACAATAAACACAATACAATCCATATATCCATCATTCCCAAAATTTCATTCAAAAGGGTTCGTCTTCATTCTTCTGCACAAGTTATACTTATATTCTGCAAACGCCAACTCCAAAACACGACCAGAAAAAGCAACAACTTGACATAACAAGACATGTTTACACACCCCGCAGTAAAATCATCAAACAAAACCTAGAGAGCCGCTGCGGGGTTAAGAAGCTGCAGAGAACTACTGGATTGAATCAGGAAACAGGGGTGATGGGAGTACCTCGGATTCTTGGAAGGAGGCAAAACCAGAGGAGGAGGGTCCTCAGACCTCAATCTGCACTAATTTAGGCCGCTGCCCTCCTTCTCCACCGCTGGCACCGCCCTGCCTCCATTCGCGCACGGCGGATGCAATGCCGCCACCGCCCTCCTTCCCCAACACCAGGACCGCCTCCCTCCCTTCGCGCACGGCGGATGCAGTGCCGCCGCCCTCCTTCCCTTCGGATGATGCCGTGGTTTGCGGAACCGCACTGCAGCATATCTCCATCCGTGATTTGTGGTACGGGCACGAAAATATCGAAAGACGCTCGTGGAGATCGGCAGGGAAAGGAATcggggagagagcgctcggggagaAAAGGAAGGCAACCAGCCTTTGGTAACCGGTAGTCGCCGGTAAATAGATtaatccattttttttttattttcttccttctATTAATCAACGCTCCAGATTTTATTTTACCTCTTACCTCCTAAGAGGTTAAAGGGGTACCGTAACAGCGCTCTCATACATTGGAACGAGCCCAATGCTTGGAGGCACTCAGCCTCGCGCCCTCCCGGAAACCAGGCCACAGTGTGTTGGTGAAGAAGAGCTCCGGGTACGCTGACTGCCGAAGCATGATGTTGCACAGCATCTGCTCGCCGCTTGTCCTGATGATCAGATCAGGGTAAGAAAACTCGCCGGCCAGGCTGCTCTACAGCTTGCCGGCGAACAGCGACTCTTCGATGTCCTCCGGCCTGAGCAAAATGTTGGAACATCACTATTTTTTGGCGAGCAATGTAGCACAAAATTCCAGAGACGTTCACTCGAAAGATGAATATATAGACACTCCCCTTCCAATAATTCATCGATACATATAGATTTGTCTTATTGAAGCTAAAACTCAACATGGGTAAGGAGCAAGGCCTGAGAAgaagggcctgtttggcagagcttctcctgattcaaattctctaaaaaaaattgattctctgaggaagtgattctgtggctgaaagtgattcttaatGATTCTCTAGGATAAACTCTATGAATCAGGAGAATCAGCGTGGTCAGCTCCTCAGgagaagctacttttttcagctcctcagcttctagttcatttcagtgaatcaggagaagtgattcactcagggagctaaagccaaattctgccgtttggcagagctcctccagattcagctcagaagctgaatctggagctctgccaaacgggcccgAAACAGTGCAGAGAGGGGCCCGACCGTCCGAACCAGTAGAGAGATGCCTTTTGCTAATAACACGTTGGTGATTGCCATTTCGGCCGTCAACGAAATTGCAGTTGACCTCATTCCATGTTCCGAATTCCATGGGATCGTTGGAAGGGATATGAAAAGGAAAAGACGAATAATGCATGTACTCATTCCAtcatgctgtttttttttttggcagcatGCGAACTGCGACGATGTCGATCGCAGGTACGACTCATATATTCCCGTCTGTGCTTCCATGGGCTCGATTTGGCCGCATCGCTCGGGACAAGCACCGAAGCTGTGCAGCGAACCTCAGGAATAAGCACGATCCATCGATCGATCAGACGTCTCCTTCGGCAGCGGCATATTCGTTACTCGAAAAGCTCCGCGCGACACCGGGCTACGTGACAAGGAGCTTCCCCGGATCAAGCCATCTGATTGGCGTCCGCGGCCTGCAGCGGCAGTCAGCCGATCACTAGCTGGTTCCATTCCATCTACCCAGCTCCAAGGCCCAATGAGCTCCTGATTATTCACTTCAAAAGGAGCAGCAACTGAGAGCTGAGAGTACTCTTGGTTGTGGTTGGGTCCGATGGCCGGGGCCAAGGAGAAGGCGTCGTTCCTGGAGCTGGTTCGCTACGCCGACGGGCGCGACCGGTGCCTGATGGCGCTCGGCGTGCTGGGGAGCTTCGGCGACGGCATGATGCAGCCGCTCTCCATGCTCGTCCTCGGGGACATCGTCAACAGCTACGGCGGCGCCGGGAGCGCCTTCAGCTCCGGCGCCGTCGACAAGGTAAACCGTGAACCACGGCGTACCTGACCTGTTCGCCCCGTGTGGTGCATCTTACTCTTGTGCGATGTCCTTTCAGTTCGCGCTTCGGTTGCTGTACGTCGCAGTTGCGGTAGGCGCCTGCTCCTTCCTAGGTAAGCTGCAGCTAAAAACCGTTGACTTCACCTGGTCTGCTTGGCTCATGTGTTTTTAACGTGACGCTTACCAAAATAGTCCACTCGGTGAAAACTGTTGCTCTCTAGAGGGGCTGTGCTGGACCCGGACTGCCGAGCGGCAGGCATCGAGGATGCGGCGGCTGTACCTCGAGGCCGTCCTGCGGCAGCAGGTGGAGTTCTTCGACGCCGCGGCGCCATCCTCGCAGGCCACAACGTTCCGGGTTATCTCCACCATCTCCGACGACGCCGACACCATCCAAGACTTCCTCGCCGAGAAGGTCTCTCCTTGCACGCACACGACGCTCTCTTCGTGCCACCAGATTTGATGACAAACGCAGCAGCACGCATATGTACTGCAGTTTATTTTGTTGCTCAGCGGGGTCGCGTCGTCATGTTTCAGCTGCCGAATGTTCTGGCCAACATGACGCTCTTCTTCGGCTCGCTGGCCGTGTCCTTCGTCTTCGCGTGGCGGCTGGCGCTGGCGGGCCTCCCGTTCACGCTCCTCTTCGTCGTGCCGAGCGTGCTGCTGGGCAAGCGTATGGTCGCCGCGGCGggggaggcccgcgcggcgtaCGAGGAGGCCGGCGGCGTCGCCGAGCAGGCGGTGTCGTCCATCCGCACGGTGGTGGCGTATGGCGGGGAGGGGCAGACACTGGAGCGGTTCAGGCGCGCGCTGGCGCGGAGCACGGCGCTCGGCATCAAGCAGGGGCTTATCAAGGGAGCCGTCATCGGGAGCATGGGCGTCATCTACGCCGTCTGGTCCTTCATGTCGTGGCTCGGCAGCCTACTGGTCATTCACTTGCACGCGCAGGGCGGCCACGTCTTCGTCGCCTCCATCTGCATCGTCTTGGCGGGAATGTAAGGCATGCAAACTCATTGTCACCGTTCGTTCGTCAAGTCAAAAGAAGCAGAGCTGATGGCATTGCTTTGTGGTTTCAGGTCCATCATGGTGGCGCTGCCAAACCTGCGGTACTTCGTCGAcgccgcgacggcggcggcgcggatgCGCGAAATGATCGACAAGCTGCCGCCTCTCGAAGCGGCCGGCAAGAAGGGCGCCGTCAAGGAGAAAATCAGGGGCCAGATCGTGTTCAAGGACGTGCACTTCTCGTACCCATCGAGGCCGGACACGCCGGTGCTCAACGGCGTGACCCTGACCATCTCCGAGGGCGCTACCATTGGCCTCGTAGGCGGGAGCGGGTCCGGGAAGTCAACCGTGGTCTCCTTGCTGCAGAGGTTCTACAGCCCGGACATGGGCGAGATATTGCTGGACGGCCATGCCATCGACACGCTCAACGTGGAGTGGCTCAGGAGTCAGATAGGCCTGGTGAGCCAGGAGCCAGTGCTGTTCGCCACGTCCATCAGGGAGAACATACTGTTCGGCAACGAGACGGCGTCGCTGAAGCAAGTCGTTGCGGCGGCGAAGATGGCCAATGCTCATGACTTCATCACCACATTGCCCCATGGATACGAAACCAATGTATGCAACAATTTAAGATTCTAGCCACAAAATGCACTAAAAGTAGTAGGTACATTGATCACAGTACTTTCGCCGCAGGTTGGGCAATTCGGGACGCAGCTGTCTGGAGGGCAAAAGCAGCGCATCGCCATCGCTCGCGCGCTCATCCGGGACCCCAAGATCCTGCTCCTGGACGAGGCAACCAGCGCGCTGGACTCCGAATCGGAGCGCGCAGTGCAGGATGCGCTTGACCGGGCGTCTGTGGGCCGGACAACCATCACCGTAGCGCACCGCCTCTCAACAATCCGTAAGGCTGACATGATCGCGGTACTCCACGCGGGCCGCGTGGTGGAGTACGGCACGCACGACGAGCTCGTCGGCGTGGACGGCGGCGAATGCGGGGTCTACGCCAGGATGGTGCACATGCAGAAGGCGTCCCTGGCCAGAGAGGAACGCCACCGCGTGGTTGAAGTAGAAGCGGAGAGCAGCAGGATGTCGTTCCAGAGCGTCGAGATCATGTCCGTGGTCAGCAGCGCCCATCCAAGCCCGGTGCCGTCGTTCCGGTCGGTCGAACACCCAGTGGAAGACAGCGAGCTCGACCGCTACCATGCAAAGCGCGACCGCAAGCCGTCGCAGCTCCGCTTGCTCACAATG
This genomic window from Phragmites australis chromosome 7, lpPhrAust1.1, whole genome shotgun sequence contains:
- the LOC133924438 gene encoding ABC transporter B family member 15-like, producing the protein MAGAKEKASFLELVRYADGRDRCLMALGVLGSFGDGMMQPLSMLVLGDIVNSYGGAGSAFSSGAVDKFALRLLYVAVAVGACSFLEGLCWTRTAERQASRMRRLYLEAVLRQQVEFFDAAAPSSQATTFRVISTISDDADTIQDFLAEKLPNVLANMTLFFGSLAVSFVFAWRLALAGLPFTLLFVVPSVLLGKRMVAAAGEARAAYEEAGGVAEQAVSSIRTVVAYGGEGQTLERFRRALARSTALGIKQGLIKGAVIGSMGVIYAVWSFMSWLGSLLVIHLHAQGGHVFVASICIVLAGMSIMVALPNLRYFVDAATAAARMREMIDKLPPLEAAGKKGAVKEKIRGQIVFKDVHFSYPSRPDTPVLNGVTLTISEGATIGLVGGSGSGKSTVVSLLQRFYSPDMGEILLDGHAIDTLNVEWLRSQIGLVSQEPVLFATSIRENILFGNETASLKQVVAAAKMANAHDFITTLPHGYETNVGQFGTQLSGGQKQRIAIARALIRDPKILLLDEATSALDSESERAVQDALDRASVGRTTITVAHRLSTIRKADMIAVLHAGRVVEYGTHDELVGVDGGECGVYARMVHMQKASLAREERHRVVEVEAESSRMSFQSVEIMSVVSSAHPSPVPSFRSVEHPVEDSELDRYHAKRDRKPSQLRLLTMNRPEWKQALLGCAGAIIFGAVLPLYSYSLGSLPEVYFLGDDGLIRSKTRLYSLVFLGIAIVCITANIVQHYNFAVMGERLTERVRGQMLAKILSFEVGWFDEDDNSSAAVCARLATQATKVRSLVGDRMCLLVQAAANATLGFSLAIAVSWRLAVVMMAMQPLIIASFYFKKVLMTAMSMKAKKAQVQGSQLASEAVVNHRTITAFSSQRRMLRLYEAAQEGPRKDNRVQSWLSGFCLSLCQFSNTGSMALALWYGGRLMAKGLITPTHLFQVFFMLMTMGRVIADAGSLTSDLAQGGDVVRSVLDTLDREPMIKDDGDEVKESNRKREQKQKDINGAIEFRNVHFSYPTRPEVAVLANFSLEIGAGKTVALVGPSGSGKSTVIGLVERFYDVQKGSVLIDGRDIKSYKLAHLRSHVALVNQEPTLFSGTIRDNIMYGDEHATEDEVTNAAMLANAHEFISAMEGGYDARVGERGAQLSGGQRQRVALARAILKNARILLLDEATSALDAVSERLVQDAVDRMLQGRTCVVVAHRLFTVQKSDTIAVVKNGKVVERGRHSELIAAGRGGIYYNLVKLQHDRSPSLSPM